CCCTGGGTCAACCAGTCTGAGTGCAGAACTTCGATAACGGCTTGGATATCCTCCTCACTGATGTCTTGGCGACCATAGGGAATCGGACGCATTAGTTCACCAGCTTGCGGATTTCGTCTACAGACAAGAAATGAGGGTTGGTTCCAGAGTCATACTCGAAACCGTCCGGTACTGGGGTGCCATGCTCTCCTATGTTGTTAATTCTGTAATCAACTGGCGCCATAAAAGTGATCGTCGGACGGATAAGGTAGTGATCTTCGAACTCAAGTGTGAGATGTGAGTCATCCAACGGACACATGACCTCATGAAGTTTTTCTCCAGGACGTATGCCGATAATGAATGTGGGCATGCCTGGCGCGAGCGCCTCAGCCAGGTCCGTGATTCTAGCCGAAGGAATCTTGGGGATGAAAAGCTCGCCACCCTGCATGCGCTCAAAGCTTTTTAAGACAAAGTCCACGCCCTGCTGAAGGGTAATCCAGAAGCGGGTCATACGCGGGTCTGTAATTGGGAGCGCTGAGGCGCCCTCGTCGATTAGCTTACGAAAAAACGGCAGGACGGAACCACGTGAACCCACAACGTTGCCATAACGAACTACCGCAAAACGGGTGCGGTGTCTGCCCGCCATGTTGTTGGCCGCCACGAACAGTTTGTCAGAGGCTAGCTTGGTCGCGCCGTATAGATTGATTGGATTGGCGGCCTTGTCGGTGGAAAGAGCCACCACCTTGAGCACCTCGTTGTCAATCGCAGCAGCTATGACGTTCTCGGCGCCATGCACATTG
This sequence is a window from Nevskiales bacterium. Protein-coding genes within it:
- the pseB gene encoding UDP-N-acetylglucosamine 4,6-dehydratase (inverting) produces the protein MFNGKSILITGGTGSFGKQCVRTLLDRYQPARLVVFSRDELKQFEMAQEFAAPAMRYFIGDVRDPERLRQAMKGIDYVIHAAALKQVPAAEYNPMECIKTNVHGAENVIAAAIDNEVLKVVALSTDKAANPINLYGATKLASDKLFVAANNMAGRHRTRFAVVRYGNVVGSRGSVLPFFRKLIDEGASALPITDPRMTRFWITLQQGVDFVLKSFERMQGGELFIPKIPSARITDLAEALAPGMPTFIIGIRPGEKLHEVMCPLDDSHLTLEFEDHYLIRPTITFMAPVDYRINNIGEHGTPVPDGFEYDSGTNPHFLSVDEIRKLVN